From the genome of Lutzomyia longipalpis isolate SR_M1_2022 chromosome 2, ASM2433408v1, one region includes:
- the LOC129790848 gene encoding potassium voltage-gated channel protein Shaker isoform X3 — MNRKQFAPHAYVALQWIILMAYISTQSASANPTGAVPRSLPKLSSQDEEGGAGHGFGGAHAHFEPIPHDHDFCERVVINVSGLRFETQLRTLNQFPDTLLGDPARRLRYFDPLRNEYFFDRNRPSFDAILYYYQSGGRLRRPVNVPLDVFSEEIKFYELGEQATNKFREDEGFIKEEEKPLPTNENQRKVWLLFEYPESSQAARVVAIISVFVILLSIVIFCLETLPEFKHYKVFNTTTNGTKIEEDEVPDITDPFFLIETICIIWFTFELSVRFLACPNKLNFCRDVMNVIDIIAIIPYFITLATVVAEEEDTMNLPRAPVSPQDKSTNQAMSLAILRVIRLVRVFRIFKLSRHSKGLQILGRTLKASMRELGLLIFFLFIGVVLFSSAVYFAEAGSENSFFKSIPDAFWWAVVTMTTVGYGDMTPVGVWGKIVGSLCAIAGVLTIALPVPVIVSNFNYFYHRETDQEEMQSQNFNHVTSCPYLPGTLGQHLKKSSLSESSSDMMDLEDGVEATPGLLSDPQARLAPFLGAHTITEKQQQQNCCKQPATGQRHNSALA, encoded by the exons GTCTCTACCCAAATTGAGCAGTCAGGATGAAGAAGGGGGGGCTGGACATGGGTTTGGGGGAGCTCATGCCCATTTTGAGCCAATTCCGCACGATCACGACTTCTGCGAAAGAGTTGTAATAAAT GTGAGTGGCTTACGGTTTGAAACTCAGCTTCGGACGCTAAATCAATTTCCGGATACTCTGCTGGGGGATCCAGCGCGAAGACTACGATACTTTGATCCTCTAcggaatgaatattttttcgacCGGAATCGACCGAGTTTCGATGCAATCCTGTATTACTATCAGAGCG GTGGTCGCTTACGAAGGCCGGTGAATGTACCTTTAGACGTATTtagtgaagaaattaaattttacgaATTAGGCGAGCAGGCCACAAATAAATTcag agAGGATGAAGGCTTTATTAAGGAAGAGGAGAAACCATTGCCGACGAATGAGAACCAAAGAAAAGTCTGGCTATTATTTGAGTATCCGGAAAGTTCGCAGGCAGCCAGGGTTGTAGCCATAATTAGTGTATTTGTTATACTTCTATCAATTGTTATATTTTGTCTAGAAACTCTACCCGAATTTAAACATTACAAg GTGTTCAATACAACAACAAATGGCACAAAGATTGAGGAGGATGAGGTACCTGATATCACAGATCCTTTCTTCCTCATAGAAACAATATGTATTATATGGTTTACATTCGAACTTAGCGTGAG atttcttGCTTGTCCGAATAAGTTAAATTTCTGCAGGGATGTTATGAATGTAATCGACATAATCGCAATCATTCCTTATTTCATTACACTGGCGACGGTAGTTGCCGAAGAGGAGGACACGATGAACCTCCCGCGGGCCCCTGTTAGTCCACAG GACAAGTCAACGAATCAGGCTATGTCCTTGGCAATACTCCGAGTGATACGTTTAGTTCGAGTGTTTCGAATATTTAAGTTATCTAGGCATTCAAAAGGATTACAAATTTTAGGAAGAACATTAAAAGCGTCAATGCGAGAATTAGGCTtacttatatttttcttattcatag GCGTTGTACTCTTCTCATCGGCGGTATATTTTGCGGAAGCTGGAAGCGAAAATTCCTTCTTCAAGTCTATACCAGATGCATTTTGGTGGGCTGTGGTTACCATGACTACAGTAGGATATGGTGACATGAC aCCTGTCGGTGTGTGGGGTAAAATTGTGGGATCATTATGTGCCATTGCTGGTGTATTGACTATTGCACTTCCGGTACCAGTTATTGTCAGCAACTTCAATTACTTTTACCATAGAGAAACGGATCAAGAGGAGATGCAGAGCCAAAACTTTAATCACGTTACTAGCTGTCCATATTTACCTGGAACTTTGG GACAACACCTGAAGAAATCATCTCTGTCCGAATCCTCATCGGATATGATGGATTTGGAGGATGGCGTCGAAGCCACGCCGGGCTTACTGTCTGACCCGCAGGCGCGATTAGCTCCGTTTTTGGGGGCGCACACGATAACGgagaagcagcagcagcagaatTGCTGCAAACAGCCAGCGACTGGGCAACGCCACAATAGCGCACTCGCT TGA